One window of Prochlorococcus marinus XMU1408 genomic DNA carries:
- a CDS encoding bifunctional riboflavin kinase/FAD synthetase, giving the protein MIPLCAPENAKLPTALALGSFDGLHLGHKKVIKAILKEPIGVPTVVSFWPHPREVLFGESRLRLDLPSEKTFLLKPLGIEQLVLVPFNKILASKSAETFVDEILVKTLHAKHIAVGENFRFGRNREGDISTLKNIGATLGIKVSVVPILEDEHGRLSSSRIRKALSDGDLKHAKYLLNRPYTFRGIVERGKGLGKKIGWPTANLKIDGRKFLPSFGVYAAWASIANKKERYAAVMNLGPQPTIDPNSSSAVEVHLLSKEINLLKKELIIEPIQRIRAQQKFESVEALSKQINLDAQLAKNILATYV; this is encoded by the coding sequence TTGATCCCTCTCTGTGCTCCTGAAAATGCAAAGCTCCCTACTGCACTGGCTTTAGGTAGTTTCGACGGCCTTCACTTGGGTCATAAAAAAGTAATAAAAGCTATCTTAAAAGAGCCAATTGGTGTGCCAACAGTTGTAAGTTTTTGGCCTCACCCACGCGAAGTTCTCTTCGGTGAATCAAGACTAAGATTAGACTTACCTTCTGAAAAAACCTTTCTACTCAAGCCACTTGGAATAGAACAATTAGTTTTAGTTCCATTTAATAAAATTCTTGCATCTAAAAGTGCTGAAACATTTGTAGATGAAATCCTAGTAAAAACCCTTCATGCTAAACACATAGCAGTTGGAGAGAATTTCAGGTTTGGTCGTAATAGGGAAGGTGATATTTCTACTCTGAAGAATATTGGAGCAACACTAGGCATAAAAGTTTCTGTTGTTCCTATTCTCGAGGACGAACATGGTCGACTAAGTAGTAGCAGAATACGGAAAGCACTTTCTGATGGGGATTTAAAACATGCAAAATATCTTTTGAATCGTCCTTATACCTTTAGAGGGATTGTAGAGAGAGGTAAAGGGTTAGGCAAAAAGATTGGATGGCCAACAGCAAATTTAAAAATAGATGGAAGAAAATTCCTTCCATCATTTGGTGTCTATGCAGCCTGGGCTTCCATAGCAAATAAAAAAGAACGTTACGCTGCCGTTATGAATCTTGGCCCTCAGCCCACAATTGATCCAAACTCATCTTCTGCCGTAGAAGTACATTTATTATCCAAAGAAATCAATCTGCTAAAAAAAGAATTAATTATTGAACCAATCCAAAGGATAAGAGCTCAACAAAAGTTTGAAAGCGTAGAAGCATTGAGCAAACAAATAAACTTAGACGCACAATTAGCAAAAAATATTTTAGCTACCTACGTTTAA
- a CDS encoding DUF3611 family protein, whose translation MADQRDFQLLSLGMRRIGWIRFWIQTILGVVVVGVLLFNNVGSSLARNSERALGLGPGLSLTTLSFILLLFSLWQGWLIVKTARALGSEARPSRGETSRLLKRGLIVDLVGLVFSSVGYQSLAGALFVQASMQAPGISIGAGMRAMENYPITSLEMLSVLSNTQVLFAHLIGLIFSLWLLQRIYRKN comes from the coding sequence ATGGCAGATCAACGCGACTTTCAATTACTTTCTTTAGGAATGAGAAGAATTGGTTGGATTCGGTTTTGGATTCAAACAATTTTGGGTGTAGTAGTAGTGGGCGTTTTGTTGTTCAACAATGTTGGAAGTAGTTTAGCTAGAAATTCTGAGAGAGCATTGGGGCTTGGTCCAGGTTTGTCTCTCACGACATTGTCATTTATTTTATTGCTATTTAGCCTTTGGCAAGGCTGGCTGATTGTAAAAACTGCGAGAGCCTTAGGTAGTGAGGCCCGTCCAAGTAGAGGAGAGACTAGTCGATTACTTAAAAGAGGCTTGATAGTAGATTTAGTCGGTTTGGTTTTTTCATCGGTAGGTTATCAATCCTTGGCGGGCGCTTTGTTTGTTCAGGCTTCAATGCAAGCCCCTGGGATATCGATAGGTGCAGGAATGAGAGCAATGGAAAATTATCCAATTACTTCGTTAGAAATGCTTTCCGTATTAAGTAATACACAAGTTTTATTCGCGCACTTAATTGGTTTGATTTTTTCTTTGTGGTTATTACAACGAATTTATAGGAAAAACTAA
- a CDS encoding NAD(+) kinase — MPRVGLIVNDGKELAVKTAKTFQKKLEDSGFEVVRVSSSGGLLGFTNPDQYMSSQGYNSCIPDGFDSSILLAVVLGGDGTVLSAARQTAPIGIPILTINTGHLGFLAEAYLTDIDKIFQHLVARQWDIEERTSLVVSVMRGDQCRWEALCLNEMALHREPMTSMCHFEISVGRHAPVDISADGVILSTPTGSTAYSLSAGGPVITPDCPVLQLTPISPHSLASRALVFSNEEPVTVFPATPERLMMVVDGSAGCYVWPEDRVLIRKSDHPVKFIRLSDHEFFQVLRNKLGWGLPHVAKPDKR; from the coding sequence GTGCCCCGTGTAGGACTGATCGTTAATGACGGGAAAGAGCTTGCTGTTAAGACAGCAAAAACTTTTCAAAAAAAGCTAGAAGATTCTGGTTTTGAAGTCGTAAGAGTTAGTAGCTCAGGTGGTTTATTAGGTTTTACCAATCCTGACCAATATATGAGTTCTCAAGGATACAACTCTTGTATTCCAGATGGTTTTGATTCTTCAATTTTGCTTGCTGTTGTCTTAGGAGGAGATGGGACTGTTTTGTCTGCAGCGAGACAAACGGCACCAATTGGCATACCAATTCTTACCATTAACACTGGACATTTAGGCTTCTTAGCTGAGGCTTACCTTACAGATATAGATAAAATTTTCCAACATCTAGTTGCAAGACAATGGGACATCGAGGAAAGAACAAGCTTAGTTGTAAGTGTTATGAGAGGAGATCAATGTCGGTGGGAAGCTCTTTGTCTTAATGAAATGGCATTACACAGAGAGCCTATGACAAGCATGTGTCATTTTGAAATTTCTGTTGGTCGGCATGCTCCTGTGGATATTTCTGCGGATGGTGTCATACTTTCTACTCCTACAGGTTCAACTGCTTATTCACTGAGTGCTGGAGGGCCAGTGATCACGCCTGATTGTCCAGTTCTGCAGCTCACTCCAATATCTCCACATTCACTTGCATCAAGAGCTCTTGTGTTTAGTAATGAAGAACCAGTAACAGTTTTTCCCGCTACCCCTGAAAGATTGATGATGGTTGTTGATGGTAGTGCAGGTTGTTATGTGTGGCCAGAGGACCGGGTGTTAATTAGAAAAAGTGATCATCCAGTCAAATTTATCCGACTTTCAGATCATGAGTTCTTTCAAGTTCTCAGAAATAAATTGGGTTGGGGCCTACCACACGTTGCAAAACCTGATAAAAGATAA
- the pheS gene encoding phenylalanine--tRNA ligase subunit alpha, whose amino-acid sequence MSSTLSLKQLIKELEILESEAAKEIAAAEDSETIEKLRLGFLGKKGKLSLLLGEMKNLSNEERPLIGQRANVLKTQLQELIKEKLEYLKTQVLNQILINETIDVTASPFGVPQGHRHPLVTTTEQIIDLFLGLGYQVSEGPEIENDYYNFEALNIPPDHPARDMQDTFYLGGEYLLRTHTSPVQIRCLEDKKPPVRIVSPGRVYRRDAVDATHSPVFHQIEVLAIDERLDFSHLRGTVMAFLKAFFGDLPIRFRASYFPFTEPSAEVDVQWRGKWLEVMGCGMVDPAVLEELGIDPEKYSGFAAGLGVERFCMVRHGVDDIRKLYTSDLRFLEQF is encoded by the coding sequence TTGAGTTCAACATTATCCCTAAAACAGCTCATTAAAGAGCTTGAGATATTAGAAAGTGAGGCTGCAAAAGAGATTGCTGCTGCTGAAGATTCTGAAACAATAGAGAAATTAAGGTTAGGTTTTCTTGGAAAAAAGGGAAAACTGTCACTTCTATTGGGAGAGATGAAAAATCTTTCCAATGAAGAGAGACCTTTGATCGGCCAAAGAGCGAACGTTTTAAAAACTCAATTACAAGAATTAATAAAAGAAAAACTTGAATACTTGAAAACTCAAGTATTAAATCAGATATTAATTAATGAAACTATAGACGTTACAGCTTCTCCTTTTGGTGTGCCTCAAGGACATCGACACCCCTTGGTAACAACTACCGAGCAAATAATTGATCTGTTCTTGGGCTTAGGGTATCAAGTCTCTGAAGGACCTGAGATAGAAAATGATTACTACAACTTTGAGGCACTAAATATTCCGCCTGATCATCCTGCAAGAGATATGCAAGATACTTTTTATTTAGGAGGTGAATATCTTTTGAGAACTCATACTTCTCCTGTTCAGATCCGTTGTCTTGAGGACAAGAAACCACCTGTAAGAATTGTTTCTCCTGGCCGGGTTTATCGAAGAGATGCAGTTGATGCTACTCATTCGCCGGTGTTCCATCAAATAGAGGTATTAGCAATAGATGAACGGCTTGACTTTAGCCATCTAAGGGGAACAGTAATGGCATTTCTAAAAGCGTTTTTTGGAGACCTGCCCATTCGTTTCAGAGCTAGTTATTTCCCATTCACTGAACCATCAGCAGAAGTTGATGTTCAATGGCGTGGAAAATGGTTAGAGGTTATGGGTTGCGGAATGGTAGATCCAGCTGTTCTTGAGGAATTGGGGATTGACCCAGAAAAATATAGTGGATTTGCAGCTGGTCTTGGTGTTGAAAGATTTTGTATGGTACGTCATGGAGTTGATGACATTAGAAAGTTATATACGAGTGATTTAAGATTCTTAGAACAGTTTTAA
- the ribD gene encoding bifunctional diaminohydroxyphosphoribosylaminopyrimidine deaminase/5-amino-6-(5-phosphoribosylamino)uracil reductase RibD: protein MIDLPFDQKIWVPWMRRSIQLALLAEGRTSPNPLVGAVVLDANGKLVGEGFHSGAGKAHAEIEALAQAKDKSIDGTIVVTLEPCCHHGLTPPCTEAILKSGLKRVVIGMVDPDPRVSGNGISRLKDSGLEVIEGVLRKECEWINREFIFRILNGRPWGILKWAMSLDGRIGLPNGCSKWITSEYARENVHQIRAKCDAVIIGGGTLRADNPLLTSRGLSSFEPLRVVFSRSLDLPKTARLWDTKLAKTIIAYGPEGNEAFFDDLPDGPDKLPLILSEPSELLSALGKRGCNKILWECGPLLATRAIEMNCVQELVVFIAPKLLGGKSAMTPLNSFGFESIKSSYKLQHSFLDRKMEDLCWRLFF from the coding sequence ATGATTGATTTGCCTTTCGATCAAAAAATATGGGTGCCATGGATGAGGCGCTCAATCCAGCTAGCTCTTCTGGCAGAGGGTAGGACAAGCCCAAATCCCCTTGTTGGAGCTGTAGTCTTGGACGCAAATGGAAAACTTGTTGGAGAAGGATTTCATTCAGGGGCAGGAAAAGCTCATGCTGAAATAGAGGCACTTGCTCAAGCCAAAGACAAATCAATCGATGGAACGATAGTTGTAACTCTGGAGCCTTGCTGCCACCATGGGCTAACCCCTCCTTGTACTGAAGCAATCCTAAAATCAGGGTTAAAGAGAGTTGTTATTGGTATGGTTGATCCAGACCCTAGGGTTTCAGGAAATGGCATTTCAAGACTCAAAGATTCTGGATTAGAGGTTATTGAGGGTGTTTTGAGAAAAGAATGTGAATGGATTAATCGCGAATTTATTTTCCGAATTCTTAATGGCCGACCCTGGGGAATTCTTAAATGGGCAATGAGTCTTGATGGAAGAATCGGCTTACCTAATGGATGCAGTAAATGGATTACTAGCGAATATGCGAGGGAGAATGTTCATCAGATAAGAGCAAAATGTGATGCTGTAATTATTGGAGGCGGAACTCTAAGAGCTGATAATCCTCTTTTGACATCAAGAGGATTATCAAGTTTTGAACCTTTGAGAGTGGTTTTCTCTAGGTCATTGGACTTGCCTAAAACTGCAAGACTTTGGGATACAAAACTTGCTAAAACAATTATTGCTTATGGACCTGAGGGTAATGAAGCTTTCTTTGATGACTTACCAGATGGACCAGATAAATTGCCTTTAATTTTAAGTGAACCATCTGAATTACTTTCTGCACTTGGTAAACGAGGCTGCAATAAAATCCTTTGGGAATGTGGCCCTCTTCTTGCTACAAGAGCAATCGAGATGAATTGTGTTCAAGAGTTAGTGGTTTTTATTGCCCCAAAACTCCTCGGAGGCAAGTCAGCAATGACACCTCTAAACAGTTTTGGATTTGAATCAATAAAATCTTCCTACAAATTGCAACATTCTTTTTTAGATCGAAAAATGGAAGATCTTTGTTGGAGACTATTTTTTTAG
- the surE gene encoding 5'/3'-nucleotidase SurE, whose translation MKPLRILISNDDGVFAEGIRTLASSAANRGHEVNVVCPDQERSATGHGLTLHSPIRAERADELFGEGIKAWGCSGTPADCVKLALNELLDQKPDLILSGINHGPNLGTDIFCSGTVAAALEGTLDGIPSIAVSIASFQWKSFNFAGKLALDLAEKAIEQSWPKNLLLNLNIPPCDETKMGALVWTRLSIRQYEEQFIRRIDPRGNTYFWMAGEAVKDLQSAGEGPKGWPSDVSQIALCSPSLTPIQPDLFWRGNLDDLPKLI comes from the coding sequence ATGAAACCATTGAGAATTTTAATTAGTAATGATGATGGAGTTTTTGCTGAAGGAATAAGAACATTAGCTTCATCAGCAGCAAATAGAGGACATGAAGTTAATGTCGTCTGTCCAGATCAGGAAAGATCCGCAACTGGACATGGTTTAACTTTACATTCACCAATAAGAGCTGAAAGAGCAGACGAATTATTTGGAGAAGGTATTAAGGCGTGGGGTTGTAGTGGGACACCTGCCGATTGTGTAAAACTAGCCCTTAATGAACTTCTTGATCAAAAGCCAGATTTAATTCTTTCTGGAATCAACCATGGACCTAATCTTGGTACTGATATTTTTTGCTCAGGGACTGTAGCTGCTGCTCTTGAAGGTACTTTGGATGGGATCCCCTCTATTGCTGTAAGCATTGCAAGTTTTCAATGGAAAAGTTTTAATTTTGCAGGAAAACTAGCCTTAGATCTCGCAGAAAAAGCAATCGAACAAAGTTGGCCTAAAAATTTATTACTAAATCTAAATATCCCTCCTTGTGATGAAACAAAAATGGGGGCTTTAGTTTGGACCAGACTTTCAATCAGGCAATACGAGGAACAATTTATTCGTCGAATAGATCCAAGAGGTAACACTTATTTTTGGATGGCTGGGGAAGCTGTAAAAGATCTTCAATCAGCTGGTGAAGGACCCAAAGGATGGCCAAGTGATGTATCTCAAATAGCTTTATGCTCTCCTTCTTTAACTCCTATTCAACCTGATCTTTTTTGGAGAGGAAATCTAGATGATTTGCCAAAACTAATATAA
- the cbiE gene encoding precorrin-6y C5,15-methyltransferase (decarboxylating) subunit CbiE, which produces MPNESKQIHVIGIDTSNAEGLFESKKNQIFKAEIIAGPQRILDSFQVWLKENKVNNYRGKFISTDQLNDFISVLKEEDKQTIIFSGGDPLWFGIGRLLIQNFPLSKLNFEPAATSFQLAFSRLGKPWQDTQWISLHGRDPFLFEKAIKKLPSSLIVLTDSKRGGAKEVYKLLNSFGLEEKYEFWTFERLGYKDERIKRINSTGDFPIDLDPLHLVILFEKSDPINKTTELPLFGINDSVFLQNPDCPGLMTKKEVRVQLLAELNLPRRGVIWDIGSGVGSIGLEALRLSPHLKLVSVDKRIGSKNIIEENARRLDVNPSLIIEDEALNILKKNKISNDLIHPDRVIIGGGGSSSHLIIKEVLKKINGFCILIIPLISLKSISKLESVLKPKVNRLSISQHQSYRGVSIGDDVRLSPLNPVFILKGEIQ; this is translated from the coding sequence ATGCCTAATGAGTCTAAGCAGATACACGTAATAGGAATTGATACTTCAAATGCTGAGGGTCTTTTTGAATCCAAAAAAAATCAGATTTTCAAAGCTGAAATAATCGCTGGGCCACAAAGAATTTTAGATTCATTTCAAGTCTGGTTGAAAGAAAACAAAGTGAATAATTACAGAGGAAAGTTCATTTCCACTGATCAATTAAATGATTTCATATCTGTATTAAAAGAAGAAGACAAACAAACAATTATATTTTCAGGAGGCGATCCTCTTTGGTTTGGGATTGGTAGGTTATTAATTCAAAACTTCCCTTTATCAAAGCTTAATTTTGAGCCAGCTGCTACTTCTTTCCAACTAGCTTTTTCTAGACTTGGTAAACCTTGGCAAGACACTCAATGGATCAGTCTTCATGGAAGAGATCCTTTTTTATTTGAAAAAGCAATTAAAAAGCTTCCATCTTCTCTCATAGTATTAACTGATTCGAAAAGAGGAGGGGCTAAAGAAGTTTATAAACTACTTAATTCATTTGGACTTGAGGAAAAATATGAATTTTGGACTTTTGAAAGACTTGGATATAAAGATGAAAGGATTAAAAGAATTAATTCCACTGGTGATTTTCCCATTGATTTGGATCCATTACATCTAGTTATTCTTTTTGAAAAATCAGATCCAATAAACAAGACAACTGAATTACCTTTATTTGGAATTAACGATTCAGTTTTTCTTCAAAATCCAGACTGCCCTGGATTGATGACAAAAAAAGAAGTTAGAGTTCAACTTCTTGCTGAACTTAATCTTCCAAGGCGAGGAGTAATATGGGACATTGGTAGTGGCGTTGGCAGCATAGGTCTGGAAGCATTAAGGCTCTCTCCTCATCTGAAATTAGTCTCAGTTGACAAAAGGATTGGTAGTAAAAATATAATTGAAGAAAACGCAAGGAGACTTGATGTTAATCCATCTTTAATAATAGAAGATGAAGCATTAAATATATTAAAAAAGAACAAAATAAGCAATGATCTTATACATCCAGATAGAGTTATAATAGGAGGTGGAGGCTCAAGTTCACATTTAATTATAAAAGAGGTATTAAAAAAAATAAATGGTTTTTGTATTTTAATAATACCTTTAATATCATTAAAATCCATATCAAAATTAGAGTCAGTTTTAAAGCCCAAAGTTAATAGATTATCGATCAGTCAACATCAATCATATAGAGGAGTAAGTATCGGAGATGATGTCAGATTGTCACCTTTAAATCCCGTTTTTATTTTGAAAGGTGAAATTCAATAA
- the thiS gene encoding sulfur carrier protein ThiS produces the protein MKLKINGEIKSINNSDKDFFLEDLIKYLGYQPQLVVVELNGAIINSHKWINTKIKDGDCLEVVTIVGGGSYSELN, from the coding sequence ATGAAATTAAAAATCAACGGTGAAATTAAAAGCATTAACAATTCAGATAAAGATTTTTTCCTGGAGGATTTAATTAAATACTTAGGTTATCAACCCCAATTGGTCGTAGTTGAGTTAAATGGTGCCATCATTAACTCGCATAAATGGATCAATACAAAAATAAAAGATGGAGATTGCCTAGAGGTTGTGACAATAGTTGGTGGAGGTTCCTACAGTGAACTCAATTAA
- a CDS encoding DUF3122 domain-containing protein — translation MIEIFRRTFCWIIAGCFIFGCFFTNPKNIYADSKVNGNFDKNEIKRSLESLRDIDYQTWQIIVYPSNKVSNNLTLRILGYPGSLRIDHPVDLTVNSGRKTWLLKDITKTNKANVEFLNDSAAEFDLTPLVAGLDKNRPLRLSLPGLINDLPIPPYLVSEWRTLAG, via the coding sequence ATGATTGAAATATTTCGTCGGACTTTTTGTTGGATAATTGCAGGTTGTTTTATTTTTGGTTGCTTTTTTACTAATCCAAAAAATATCTATGCAGATTCAAAAGTAAATGGAAATTTTGATAAAAATGAGATTAAAAGAAGTCTAGAAAGCTTGCGAGATATAGACTATCAAACATGGCAAATTATTGTTTATCCAAGTAATAAAGTCTCAAACAATTTAACTTTAAGAATATTGGGATATCCTGGTTCTTTGAGGATTGATCATCCTGTTGATTTAACAGTTAACTCAGGCAGAAAGACGTGGCTTCTAAAAGATATAACTAAGACAAACAAAGCTAATGTTGAATTTTTGAATGATTCTGCTGCAGAATTTGATCTAACCCCTTTGGTTGCTGGGTTGGACAAAAATAGGCCTTTGAGACTTAGTTTGCCTGGATTGATAAATGATTTACCAATCCCTCCTTATTTAGTGAGTGAATGGAGAACATTGGCTGGATAA
- a CDS encoding thiamine phosphate synthase — protein MKSMPVTPPSDNRIAQLIDANLDRAREGLRVMEDWCRFGLKRKDFSIQIKDWRHQLSAHHHIIYRKARLTSRDPAMGVSHPLQKNRLTPEAIFIANSSRVQEALRVIEEFTRITDPKLSEVASKIRYESYEFEIKVLDTKEEIVRRKILKDCSLYLLTSNKKNLKEIVLQALDAGIKIVQYREKFLNDIEKINQAKELASLCKKYNSLFIVNDRVDIALAVEADGIHLGQEDIPTKIARELLGPEKIIGISTHCIEDIKNAEKENCDYIGIGPIFPSETKKKLHPIGIDYLRKGLNETLLPAFAIGGINSSNINKLNQIKKLRIAVSDAIINSNDPFSKTEELFKLLK, from the coding sequence ATGAAATCAATGCCTGTCACCCCTCCTTCTGATAATCGTATTGCTCAATTAATAGACGCAAACCTTGATCGAGCAAGAGAAGGCCTACGAGTGATGGAAGATTGGTGCAGGTTTGGGCTCAAGAGAAAAGATTTTTCTATCCAAATCAAAGATTGGAGACATCAATTAAGTGCGCATCACCATATCATTTATCGAAAAGCAAGGCTTACATCCCGTGACCCTGCTATGGGCGTTTCACATCCTTTACAAAAGAACAGATTAACTCCAGAAGCAATATTTATTGCGAATTCGTCCAGAGTTCAAGAAGCATTAAGAGTAATAGAAGAATTTACTCGGATAACAGATCCAAAGCTTTCTGAAGTGGCTTCAAAAATCAGATACGAATCTTATGAGTTCGAAATCAAAGTACTAGATACAAAAGAAGAAATAGTCAGGAGAAAAATCCTAAAAGATTGCTCCCTATATCTATTAACATCAAATAAAAAAAACCTCAAAGAAATTGTTCTTCAAGCCTTAGATGCTGGTATAAAGATTGTTCAATATAGAGAAAAATTTTTAAATGATATTGAAAAAATAAATCAAGCTAAAGAATTAGCCTCTCTATGTAAAAAATACAATTCTCTTTTCATCGTCAATGATCGTGTAGATATCGCCCTTGCTGTTGAAGCCGATGGCATTCATCTAGGGCAAGAAGATATTCCAACTAAAATTGCTAGAGAGCTTTTAGGGCCTGAAAAAATTATTGGAATAAGTACACATTGCATTGAAGATATAAAGAATGCCGAAAAAGAAAACTGTGATTATATTGGTATAGGACCTATCTTCCCCTCTGAAACAAAAAAGAAACTTCATCCAATTGGAATTGACTACCTAAGAAAGGGATTAAATGAAACTCTCCTACCGGCATTTGCTATTGGTGGAATAAATAGCTCAAATATCAATAAATTAAATCAGATCAAGAAGCTACGTATTGCCGTTTCAGATGCAATTATCAATTCAAATGACCCCTTTTCAAAAACTGAAGAGCTTTTCAAGTTATTAAAATGA